The proteins below are encoded in one region of Halocatena salina:
- the hutU gene encoding urocanate hydratase, whose amino-acid sequence MGDDPTDGSIGEPSEQWQEYRGAPTGTEIECNGWRQEAALRLLNNNLDPAVAERPEDLVVYGGTGRAARSWDAYDALVDELRELGDSETLLVQSGKPVGRFRTHERAPRVLIANSNLVGKWDTWEQFHELEADGLIMYGQMTAGSWAYIGTQGIIQGTYETLAELARQQYDGDLRGRIVATGGLGGMGGAQPLAVTMNNGVCIAAEVDENRIDRRIDTGYCMEKTDDLDTAIERARRAADADEPYSVGVHMNAADMLEAMDDRGFVPDVVTDQTSAHDELNGYYPSGYTVEEADTLRSETPEAYVEAALDTMERHVTAILRLQSEGAIAFEYGNNIRGQVDEHRWQDGAFEWATETETPPTPFDFPGFVPAYIRPLFCQGKGPFRWIALSGDPEDIHRTDEAVLDLFPDKEHLHRWIDLAADQVEFQGLPSRVCWLGYQTDEDGRTERARFALRINELVADGEIEAPIVVTRDHLDAGSVASPNRETEAMRDGSDAVADWPILNALCNCAAGADIVSVHDGGGVGIGNAVHANNHVVLDGTDRAAETARRVFTTDPGMGVIRHADAGYETAVEEATRSDVHIPMETER is encoded by the coding sequence ATGGGAGACGACCCGACCGATGGTTCGATCGGAGAGCCAAGCGAACAGTGGCAAGAGTACCGGGGCGCACCGACAGGAACGGAGATCGAATGTAACGGATGGCGACAGGAGGCTGCGTTGCGGTTGTTGAACAACAATCTCGACCCGGCAGTCGCAGAGCGACCGGAGGATCTCGTGGTGTACGGCGGGACCGGGCGGGCTGCTCGGAGCTGGGACGCCTACGATGCGCTCGTAGACGAACTCCGGGAACTCGGCGATTCGGAGACGCTGTTGGTCCAATCAGGCAAACCCGTCGGACGGTTTCGAACGCACGAACGAGCCCCCCGCGTGTTGATCGCCAACTCGAATCTCGTAGGAAAATGGGACACGTGGGAGCAGTTCCACGAGCTAGAGGCCGATGGATTGATCATGTACGGGCAGATGACGGCCGGATCGTGGGCGTACATCGGAACCCAAGGGATCATCCAAGGCACCTACGAGACGCTCGCGGAGTTGGCCCGTCAGCAGTACGACGGCGATCTCCGGGGACGAATCGTAGCGACAGGTGGACTCGGCGGGATGGGTGGCGCACAGCCGCTTGCCGTGACCATGAACAACGGGGTCTGCATCGCAGCCGAAGTCGATGAAAACCGTATCGATCGACGGATCGACACCGGCTACTGCATGGAGAAAACCGATGATCTCGACACCGCGATCGAACGGGCACGACGCGCCGCCGATGCGGACGAACCGTACAGCGTCGGTGTCCACATGAACGCCGCGGACATGCTCGAAGCGATGGACGATCGGGGATTCGTTCCCGATGTCGTCACTGATCAAACGAGTGCTCACGACGAATTGAACGGCTACTACCCCAGTGGATACACCGTCGAGGAGGCCGATACACTCCGATCGGAAACCCCCGAGGCGTACGTCGAGGCGGCGCTCGACACGATGGAACGACACGTCACTGCCATCCTCAGACTCCAGTCGGAGGGTGCCATCGCCTTCGAGTACGGCAACAACATCCGTGGACAGGTCGACGAACACCGATGGCAAGACGGAGCATTCGAATGGGCCACTGAAACAGAGACGCCACCGACACCGTTCGATTTTCCCGGGTTCGTTCCAGCCTACATCCGTCCGCTGTTCTGTCAGGGAAAAGGACCATTCCGGTGGATAGCGCTGTCGGGAGATCCCGAAGATATCCACAGAACGGATGAGGCGGTGCTCGATCTGTTCCCGGACAAAGAACACCTTCACCGGTGGATCGATCTCGCAGCCGATCAGGTCGAGTTCCAAGGACTGCCGAGTCGGGTGTGTTGGCTCGGCTACCAGACGGATGAGGACGGACGCACCGAACGCGCGCGGTTCGCACTGCGGATCAACGAACTCGTGGCCGACGGCGAGATCGAGGCACCGATCGTCGTGACCCGGGATCATCTGGATGCGGGCAGCGTTGCCAGCCCGAACCGCGAAACCGAAGCCATGCGTGATGGCAGCGATGCGGTCGCCGACTGGCCGATACTGAACGCGCTGTGTAACTGCGCTGCGGGTGCGGACATCGTGAGCGTTCACGACGGTGGGGGCGTTGGCATCGGAAACGCCGTCCACGCCAACAATCACGTGGTACTTGACGGCACCGACCGCGCGGCAGAAACCGCCCGACGCGTGTTCACGACCGATCCCGGTATGGGGGTCATCAGACACGCCGACGCGGGCTATGAAACGGCGGTTGAGGAAGCGACTCGATCGGACGTTCACATCCCAATGGAGACTGAGCGATGA
- a CDS encoding helix-turn-helix domain-containing protein, with protein sequence MHEAIISVDGDGAYADATAGTDARIELWCTEQRDLLSVVGPSEPVLRRIESAVGISDSIAHDTAAVIVTESCLTEHGTETIDPYFDRHNCLLLPPLRYEGGMKQCRVLALDPSSLTACYRDLTTDNVSVTVESKRAVEIVSPSPSPTLERIVPELTERQRDTLSIAYEHGYYRIPRETTTQAIADRVGVDRRTAEEHLRRAENKLIDSIIQYI encoded by the coding sequence ATGCACGAGGCGATCATCAGCGTCGACGGAGACGGCGCGTACGCGGATGCGACGGCTGGGACGGATGCACGGATCGAACTCTGGTGTACCGAACAGCGCGATCTACTGTCGGTCGTCGGTCCTTCCGAGCCGGTGTTGCGTCGGATTGAGTCGGCAGTTGGGATCAGCGACTCCATCGCACACGACACGGCAGCGGTCATCGTCACCGAAAGCTGTCTAACCGAACACGGAACGGAGACGATCGATCCGTATTTTGATCGCCACAACTGCTTGTTGTTGCCACCGTTGCGGTACGAAGGGGGGATGAAACAGTGTCGCGTGCTCGCGCTTGATCCGAGTTCACTCACCGCGTGCTATCGAGATCTCACGACCGATAACGTGTCGGTGACCGTCGAATCCAAACGCGCTGTCGAGATCGTCTCGCCATCGCCATCGCCGACGCTTGAGCGAATCGTTCCCGAACTCACGGAGCGACAGCGAGATACGCTTTCGATAGCCTACGAACACGGCTACTACCGAATTCCGCGCGAGACGACAACCCAAGCGATCGCAGACCGCGTCGGTGTTGACCGACGAACTGCAGAGGAACATCTTCGGCGAGCCGAGAATAAACTGATAGATTCAATTATACAATATATTTAA
- a CDS encoding L-rhamnose mutarotase: MERIAFHYRIEEGQRAAYRTEHEDVPTELESAYLDSAAGVETYSVFEKEGHVFGYLEVEDPEAIRTVMAESKAQADWDEVMASILIEESDPWMEEVYRMV; encoded by the coding sequence ATGGAGCGAATCGCGTTTCACTACCGCATCGAAGAGGGGCAGCGAGCGGCGTATCGAACCGAACACGAGGACGTGCCGACCGAACTCGAATCGGCGTATCTCGACTCGGCGGCCGGGGTGGAAACGTACAGCGTCTTCGAGAAGGAAGGGCACGTGTTCGGCTACCTGGAAGTCGAGGATCCCGAGGCGATTCGGACGGTCATGGCAGAGAGCAAAGCACAGGCCGATTGGGACGAGGTGATGGCGTCAATCCTCATCGAGGAGTCCGACCCGTGGATGGAGGAAGTGTATCGGATGGTGTGA
- a CDS encoding amidohydrolase family protein, translating into MFDTHTHAWGPASAEHPWVNGPLLDRVDSFAVHTVYTADRLLADMDRTGVEHAVVVGYPICEWVDNWYTIQATTEHDRLYGVVMLDPFAAGAADRLRRCMAVDGVLGFRLGGACPYDRMWETFDPSVTWLRDAIEETAFWEAALETDAIVQILCDHRQLDQAIALVESYPELTYLFDHFAHAGPKTPLEDGTFARFAELAAYDNVAVKVSEIPHLSETTFPYEDMHDHVRWLLETFGRERVVWGSDYPNVSDVASYDQSHEWLRSVETLSPTDRKWMTETAFRRLVDLN; encoded by the coding sequence ATGTTCGACACACATACACATGCATGGGGTCCGGCGAGTGCGGAGCATCCATGGGTGAACGGCCCGCTCTTGGATCGCGTCGATAGCTTCGCTGTCCACACCGTCTACACCGCTGATCGGCTTTTGGCTGACATGGATCGAACCGGCGTCGAGCACGCCGTCGTCGTCGGCTATCCCATCTGTGAGTGGGTGGACAACTGGTACACGATACAGGCCACGACGGAACACGACCGGCTGTACGGCGTCGTGATGCTCGATCCGTTCGCCGCCGGCGCCGCCGACCGTCTTCGTCGGTGTATGGCAGTCGACGGCGTTCTTGGGTTCCGACTCGGCGGGGCCTGTCCGTACGATCGGATGTGGGAGACGTTCGATCCGAGCGTAACGTGGCTCAGAGACGCGATCGAGGAGACGGCATTTTGGGAGGCAGCCCTCGAGACGGACGCGATCGTACAGATACTCTGTGACCACCGCCAGTTGGATCAGGCCATAGCACTCGTCGAGTCGTATCCCGAACTCACGTATCTGTTCGATCACTTCGCACACGCGGGTCCGAAGACACCCCTTGAAGACGGAACGTTCGCCCGATTCGCCGAACTGGCGGCGTACGACAACGTGGCAGTGAAGGTTTCTGAGATCCCGCACCTCTCGGAGACGACGTTTCCGTACGAGGATATGCACGATCACGTGCGATGGCTCCTTGAGACGTTCGGCCGCGAGCGCGTCGTCTGGGGATCCGACTATCCCAACGTCAGCGACGTCGCAAGCTACGACCAATCGCACGAGTGGCTTCGATCGGTCGAAACCCTCTCGCCGACGGATCGGAAATGGATGACCGAAACCGCCTTTCGTCGGCTCGTCGATCTGAACTGA
- a CDS encoding enolase C-terminal domain-like protein, translating to MEITDVSATAVSTESWGEFVEFPLVTVMSGYEEYNNAEGDNPQARRKWMGPVGDVVVEVETDAGITGVGHGNWATGAIATIVEETLSKLVVGEDPNEREKLWDVMYRATIPFGRKGAAIEAISAVDLALWDIAGKAADKPVYELLGGPVTEEIPCYASNLHPVDLDTLEREAVDYVEQGFDAMKMRFQYGPEAGRRGMEKNEEIVATVRDAVGDDIKLAADAYMGWNVRYAKKMLKRLEKYDLAWVEEPVIPDDIDGYAEVRASTDIPISGGEHEFTRWGHKELLERDAVDILQPDVHRCGGLTELRRIDALASAHDVPVIPHSGTNPHLHFIAASSNAPMAEYFPIPEWYKEQQEEKDSTYADAIYRDPPAAEAGVIELPDGVGLSTALNHEALERFAVE from the coding sequence ATGGAAATCACAGATGTCTCCGCGACAGCCGTCAGTACAGAATCGTGGGGTGAGTTCGTCGAATTCCCACTCGTTACGGTAATGAGTGGCTATGAGGAGTACAACAACGCCGAAGGCGACAATCCACAGGCCCGCCGGAAGTGGATGGGTCCGGTCGGCGACGTCGTCGTCGAGGTGGAAACCGATGCAGGCATCACCGGCGTCGGTCACGGCAACTGGGCGACCGGTGCCATCGCCACGATCGTCGAGGAAACGCTATCGAAACTCGTCGTCGGGGAAGATCCAAACGAACGAGAAAAGCTCTGGGACGTGATGTATCGTGCGACGATCCCGTTCGGTCGGAAAGGTGCTGCCATCGAAGCGATCAGTGCCGTCGATCTCGCGCTGTGGGACATCGCTGGGAAAGCAGCTGACAAACCCGTCTACGAGTTGCTCGGTGGGCCCGTGACAGAAGAGATCCCTTGTTATGCGAGCAATCTCCACCCGGTGGATCTCGACACGCTCGAACGGGAGGCTGTCGACTACGTCGAACAGGGATTCGACGCGATGAAGATGCGCTTTCAGTACGGTCCCGAAGCCGGACGGCGCGGTATGGAGAAAAACGAGGAGATCGTCGCAACAGTCCGAGACGCCGTCGGTGACGACATCAAACTCGCGGCCGACGCCTACATGGGATGGAACGTCAGATACGCCAAGAAGATGCTCAAGCGCCTCGAGAAATACGACTTGGCGTGGGTCGAGGAGCCGGTCATTCCCGACGACATCGACGGCTACGCGGAGGTCCGGGCGTCGACCGACATCCCGATATCGGGCGGTGAACACGAGTTCACCCGATGGGGCCACAAGGAACTTCTCGAACGCGATGCGGTCGATATCCTCCAACCGGACGTCCATCGATGTGGCGGACTGACTGAACTCCGTCGCATCGACGCCCTGGCCAGCGCCCACGACGTGCCGGTCATCCCACATTCCGGAACGAACCCTCACCTCCACTTCATCGCAGCGTCGAGCAACGCCCCGATGGCCGAGTATTTCCCCATTCCAGAGTGGTACAAAGAACAGCAAGAGGAGAAGGACTCGACGTACGCCGACGCCATCTACCGGGATCCTCCCGCTGCGGAGGCTGGCGTGATCGAGTTGCCCGACGGTGTGGGGCTGAGCACCGCGCTTAACCACGAAGCGCTCGAACGGTTCGCCGTGGAATAA
- a CDS encoding LLM class flavin-dependent oxidoreductase, whose product MSDISFEYNVPVFAGAPVDGTEPTHRDTPAYESLDWATTREGIETAETLGFDAAWAPDHLMLGRNHAEYECWTLLSAMAGFTTDINIGSLVLCNDYRNPALVGKMAATLDVISEGRLELGLGAGWHEREYDAYGWEYRDGFERLLRLDESIRLIKQLWDAGKEGARFDGDHYCIEDAYCAPGPVQDPHPPILVGGQGEDVTLKLVAKHADIWNTDVFNGDVDTLERKIDVIEQHCETVDRDPDEIVYSWDGHILCTRDEEKLDRLLDLMTPIQFEESYTDQPDITRENADEYFIVGTPEECATAIERRINAGVEKFMGWFVDAPDTSGMELFADEVIPEFQ is encoded by the coding sequence ATGTCCGACATCAGCTTCGAGTACAACGTGCCCGTGTTCGCCGGTGCGCCGGTCGATGGGACAGAACCGACCCACCGTGACACACCGGCGTATGAGTCACTCGACTGGGCAACGACGCGGGAGGGAATCGAGACGGCAGAAACGCTGGGTTTCGACGCGGCGTGGGCTCCCGACCACCTCATGCTCGGTCGAAATCACGCCGAGTATGAGTGTTGGACGCTGTTATCGGCGATGGCTGGCTTCACCACGGACATCAACATCGGTTCGCTCGTCCTCTGTAACGACTACCGCAACCCCGCGCTGGTCGGGAAGATGGCGGCAACGCTCGACGTCATCTCGGAGGGCCGACTCGAACTCGGACTCGGTGCTGGGTGGCACGAACGCGAGTACGATGCCTACGGCTGGGAGTACCGCGACGGTTTCGAGCGATTGTTGCGTCTTGACGAATCGATTCGGTTGATCAAGCAGCTGTGGGACGCCGGTAAGGAGGGGGCACGTTTCGACGGCGACCACTACTGTATCGAGGACGCCTACTGTGCCCCGGGACCCGTACAGGATCCACATCCACCGATCCTCGTCGGTGGTCAGGGTGAAGACGTGACGCTCAAGCTCGTCGCCAAACACGCCGATATCTGGAACACGGACGTGTTCAACGGCGATGTCGACACCCTCGAACGCAAGATCGACGTCATCGAACAACACTGTGAGACGGTCGATCGGGATCCCGATGAGATCGTATACTCTTGGGACGGCCACATCCTCTGTACCCGTGATGAGGAGAAGCTGGATCGGCTGCTCGATCTGATGACGCCGATCCAGTTCGAAGAATCGTACACCGACCAGCCCGACATCACGCGCGAAAACGCAGACGAGTATTTCATCGTCGGCACGCCCGAGGAGTGTGCAACGGCCATCGAACGGCGAATCAACGCTGGCGTGGAGAAGTTCATGGGGTGGTTCGTCGACGCTCCCGACACCAGCGGGATGGAACTGTTCGCGGATGAGGTCATTCCCGAGTTTCAATAG
- a CDS encoding LUD domain-containing protein, which translates to MATEGDAVRTNTQGFNQGRYESVADLDEYETVKDEARTIKEDAIDRLPELIDQLRSTVENNGGTLYLADDAADANRYVRTVVGDGSEKTVVKSKSMTSEELNVNEALEADGHDVIETDLGEWVLQVAEETPSHIVAPAIHKSRAAIAELFEEVFSPTEPLETAEELTVFAREKLGEWIQEADVGMTGANFIAADTGTIALVTSEGNARKTVAGTDTHIAVAGVEKIVPTVEDLQPFVELIGRSGTGQDITSYVSLLTPPVETPVIDDTDEETPLSEIDDDREFHVVLIDNGRMAMREDDDLRETLYCIRCSACSNVCANFQQVGGHAFGGETYSGGIATGWEAGIEGLDVAGEFNDLCTGCSRCVDACPVNIDIPWINTVVRDRINQGHEENFDFLVDGLTPDNEAGSPPLQKRFFGNFETVARLGSTLAPVSNWLAETTVSRQLLHRLLGIDPRRDLPTFHRRTLIDRFQDRETTVDTPRRRAVLYPDLYTNHVQIERGATAVRVLEALGVDVAVPSVPSSGRAPLSQGMITTARSHAERISDTLAPYIADGRDVVVIEPSDLAMFEREYERLLDPAAHERLATNSYEIMEYVFGLLENGADDAPLRDGDGTEVAYHSHCQQRTLDVEAHTVAVLERCGFDVLTSDVECCGMAGSFGYKSEYFDVSMAVGDELRDQFTAPETRERTVVASGTSCLEQLDSLLERRPTHPIELLVDRSPTE; encoded by the coding sequence ATGGCCACGGAGGGCGACGCCGTCCGGACGAACACACAGGGATTCAATCAAGGTCGATACGAGTCCGTCGCCGATCTTGACGAGTACGAAACGGTGAAAGACGAGGCCCGGACGATAAAAGAGGACGCCATCGATCGGCTGCCCGAACTGATCGATCAGCTCCGTTCGACCGTCGAGAACAACGGTGGAACGCTGTATCTCGCGGACGACGCCGCAGATGCGAATCGGTACGTTCGAACGGTTGTCGGCGATGGCTCCGAGAAGACAGTTGTCAAGAGCAAGTCGATGACATCGGAGGAGCTAAACGTCAACGAGGCGCTCGAAGCCGACGGACACGACGTCATCGAAACGGATCTCGGCGAGTGGGTGCTGCAGGTGGCCGAGGAGACGCCGTCACACATCGTCGCTCCTGCCATCCACAAATCCCGCGCCGCCATCGCCGAACTGTTCGAGGAGGTGTTTTCACCCACAGAACCGCTCGAAACGGCCGAAGAGCTCACTGTCTTTGCACGAGAGAAGCTCGGTGAGTGGATTCAGGAGGCCGACGTGGGTATGACGGGAGCCAACTTCATCGCTGCCGACACCGGAACCATCGCGCTCGTCACGAGTGAAGGGAACGCGCGCAAAACCGTCGCTGGGACGGACACCCACATCGCGGTCGCGGGTGTCGAGAAGATCGTTCCGACGGTCGAGGATCTACAGCCGTTCGTGGAGTTGATCGGTCGTTCGGGAACCGGTCAAGACATCACCTCCTACGTGTCGTTGTTGACGCCGCCAGTCGAGACGCCGGTGATCGACGACACCGACGAGGAGACGCCGTTGTCGGAGATCGACGACGACCGGGAGTTTCACGTGGTGTTGATCGACAACGGTCGGATGGCGATGCGTGAGGATGACGACCTGCGAGAGACGCTGTACTGCATTCGGTGTTCGGCCTGTTCGAACGTCTGTGCCAACTTCCAGCAGGTCGGTGGACACGCGTTCGGTGGTGAGACGTACTCCGGCGGGATCGCAACCGGCTGGGAGGCCGGTATCGAGGGACTCGACGTCGCTGGGGAGTTCAATGATCTCTGTACCGGCTGTAGCCGCTGTGTCGACGCTTGTCCAGTGAACATCGACATTCCGTGGATCAACACCGTGGTGCGAGACCGGATCAATCAGGGCCACGAAGAGAACTTCGACTTTCTGGTCGACGGACTCACGCCCGATAACGAAGCGGGGAGCCCGCCGCTCCAGAAGCGGTTTTTCGGCAATTTCGAGACGGTCGCACGGCTCGGCTCCACACTGGCACCGGTCTCGAATTGGTTGGCCGAGACGACTGTTTCGCGCCAACTGTTACACCGATTGCTCGGCATCGATCCCCGGCGTGACCTCCCAACGTTCCACCGACGGACGTTGATCGATCGGTTTCAGGATCGTGAAACGACGGTCGACACCCCTCGGCGACGAGCCGTGTTGTATCCGGACCTCTATACGAACCACGTCCAGATCGAGCGCGGAGCCACAGCGGTGCGCGTCCTCGAAGCGCTGGGCGTCGACGTGGCCGTCCCGTCAGTGCCATCGAGTGGACGCGCGCCTCTGTCACAGGGCATGATCACGACAGCACGCAGCCACGCCGAACGCATCAGCGATACCCTCGCACCTTACATCGCCGATGGGCGCGACGTGGTCGTCATCGAACCGAGCGATCTGGCAATGTTTGAGCGGGAGTACGAGCGATTGCTCGATCCGGCAGCCCACGAGCGACTTGCGACCAACAGCTACGAGATCATGGAATACGTCTTCGGCCTGCTGGAAAACGGAGCCGACGACGCGCCGTTACGAGACGGCGACGGGACAGAAGTCGCCTACCACAGCCACTGTCAGCAACGGACTCTCGACGTCGAAGCCCACACCGTCGCCGTGCTCGAACGGTGTGGTTTCGACGTTCTGACCTCCGACGTCGAATGCTGTGGCATGGCGGGTAGCTTCGGGTACAAATCGGAGTACTTCGACGTGAGCATGGCCGTCGGCGACGAGTTGCGCGATCAGTTCACCGCTCCAGAGACCCGCGAGCGAACGGTCGTCGCGAGCGGAACCTCCTGTCTCGAACAGTTGGATTCGCTCCTCGAACGCCGACCGACCCACCCGATCGAACTGCTCGTTGATCGATCACCGACCGAATGA
- a CDS encoding LUD domain-containing protein — translation MSTEQQLFAESLESVGVETRRVPPAGVTDAIAELLVGDTVAVALDRDDVSIPDAVTVDPTPAELHAAQTGVTPAAFAIADYGSIVLPSTAVGSELVSLYVDHHIAIVDEQDIVADMEHAFDRFDREMPDAYGSAIVATGPSATADMGSLVTGAHGPSTVGVVVVEG, via the coding sequence ATGTCGACCGAACAGCAGCTATTCGCGGAGTCTCTGGAGAGCGTCGGCGTCGAAACGAGGCGCGTTCCACCGGCGGGCGTGACGGACGCGATCGCGGAGTTGCTCGTCGGTGATACCGTCGCGGTTGCGCTTGACCGCGACGACGTTTCCATCCCGGACGCCGTCACCGTCGATCCGACGCCAGCCGAACTTCACGCCGCACAGACGGGTGTGACACCCGCAGCGTTCGCCATCGCTGACTACGGATCGATCGTCCTTCCATCGACGGCAGTTGGAAGCGAACTGGTGAGTTTGTACGTGGATCACCACATTGCGATCGTCGACGAGCAGGACATCGTAGCGGACATGGAACACGCCTTCGACCGATTCGACCGAGAGATGCCGGACGCGTACGGCAGCGCGATCGTCGCTACGGGACCGAGCGCGACGGCAGACATGGGTTCGCTGGTGACGGGCGCTCACGGACCGAGCACCGTCGGCGTCGTCGTCGTGGAGGGCTGA
- a CDS encoding fumarylacetoacetate hydrolase family protein: MRFTRYVVDGSPQWGVQQDDTVVPLTGLREDVSISQFGNPGFHRVVTEGLDAANDRAIPLNNVTRLAPIARPGKIVCVGLNYHDHADEQDEDVPERPLLFGKAPTAVTNPGDPIVHPSGIKEVDYEVELGVVIGKTAKDVDAANAREYVAGYTAVNDVSARDAQFEDEQFLRGKSYDTFAPMGPTLVPDAFFEPNAVDISCRVNGETRQESNTEQFIFDVDELIEYISAAMTLRPGDVISTGTPGGVGIFREPPELLEPGDVVDIEIDGIGTLTNPVVAQQSQN; this comes from the coding sequence ATGCGATTCACGAGATACGTCGTCGACGGGTCTCCTCAGTGGGGCGTCCAGCAGGACGACACCGTCGTTCCACTTACAGGACTCCGTGAAGACGTTTCGATTTCCCAATTCGGCAACCCGGGGTTTCATCGTGTCGTCACGGAGGGCCTCGACGCAGCCAACGACCGTGCAATCCCCCTCAACAACGTCACGAGACTCGCTCCGATCGCCCGTCCGGGCAAGATCGTCTGTGTGGGACTCAACTACCACGACCACGCCGACGAACAGGACGAGGACGTTCCCGAGCGACCACTGCTGTTCGGAAAGGCTCCGACCGCCGTTACGAACCCCGGTGATCCCATCGTCCACCCATCAGGGATCAAGGAGGTCGACTACGAGGTCGAACTCGGCGTCGTCATTGGGAAAACAGCCAAGGACGTCGACGCTGCCAATGCTCGGGAGTACGTCGCCGGCTACACTGCGGTCAACGACGTGAGCGCGCGCGACGCGCAGTTCGAAGACGAGCAGTTCCTGCGGGGGAAGAGCTACGACACGTTCGCCCCGATGGGACCGACGCTCGTTCCAGACGCGTTTTTCGAGCCGAACGCCGTAGATATCTCCTGTCGCGTCAACGGCGAAACAAGACAAGAATCAAACACGGAGCAGTTCATCTTCGACGTCGATGAACTCATCGAATACATCAGCGCCGCGATGACGCTGCGACCCGGGGACGTCATCTCGACAGGGACCCCCGGTGGCGTCGGGATCTTCCGCGAACCACCGGAGCTACTCGAACCCGGTGACGTAGTGGACATCGAGATCGACGGCATTGGAACGCTCACGAACCCCGTCGTGGCCCAACAGTCCCAAAACTAA
- a CDS encoding IclR family transcriptional regulator yields MATNDTSVQATKTTFEIIETLHELNGAGVSELAGELGMPTSTIHDHLQTLTEMEYLLNDDGTYHVGARFLHLGEKSRTRMKVYNVARPQVEDLASKTNEHANLMIEEHDWGVFLYKDRGADAVQLDTYAGMRVPLQTTALGKTILAHRSREEVEDILDRQGLVAVTENTITDRDSLFDTLEDVRERGYAFDDEERVEGMRCVAAPITDSDGRAIAAISVSGPKSRMMGETFTEELPNLVRRSANVIEVNLTYS; encoded by the coding sequence ATGGCCACGAATGATACATCAGTACAGGCGACGAAAACCACGTTCGAGATCATCGAGACGCTTCACGAACTGAACGGTGCCGGGGTGTCTGAGCTTGCCGGTGAGTTGGGTATGCCGACCAGTACGATACACGATCACTTACAGACGCTCACCGAGATGGAGTACCTTCTCAACGACGACGGAACGTATCACGTGGGTGCCCGGTTTCTTCATCTCGGTGAGAAGTCACGCACCCGGATGAAAGTGTACAACGTCGCCCGGCCACAAGTCGAAGATCTCGCTTCGAAGACGAACGAACACGCGAACCTCATGATCGAGGAGCACGATTGGGGTGTGTTCCTCTACAAAGACCGTGGGGCCGACGCGGTACAACTAGACACGTACGCCGGGATGCGTGTTCCATTGCAGACGACAGCACTCGGAAAGACGATCCTCGCCCATCGATCCAGAGAGGAAGTAGAGGACATTCTCGACCGACAGGGTCTCGTGGCGGTCACTGAGAACACGATCACGGACAGAGACAGCCTGTTCGACACGCTGGAGGACGTTCGAGAGCGGGGCTACGCGTTCGACGACGAGGAACGTGTCGAAGGGATGCGGTGTGTCGCGGCTCCGATCACTGACAGCGATGGTCGTGCCATCGCGGCTATCAGCGTCTCCGGTCCGAAGAGTCGGATGATGGGCGAAACGTTCACCGAGGAGCTGCCGAACTTGGTCCGGCGGAGCGCCAACGTCATCGAAGTCAACCTCACCTATTCTTAA
- a CDS encoding GNAT family N-acetyltransferase yields MEFRTATPADAVAVQRVAREAWHAVHAPIIGVDAVEDMLTEWYDRDDLETAIRDDDATMILAVEEEVIGFAEGGPSEDGPADAVVGRLYVHPDRWRAGIGTELLSRLFADLRARNYDSVWLAVMAENDVAHGFYEKHGFEIYQQRTIEHVGHEIEDRILVREL; encoded by the coding sequence ATGGAATTTCGAACGGCGACGCCCGCGGACGCCGTGGCGGTTCAACGCGTCGCACGGGAAGCGTGGCACGCAGTTCACGCACCCATCATCGGTGTGGACGCCGTCGAAGACATGCTCACAGAATGGTACGACCGAGACGATCTCGAAACGGCCATTCGAGACGACGACGCCACGATGATTCTGGCGGTTGAGGAGGAGGTGATCGGGTTCGCTGAGGGTGGTCCCAGTGAAGACGGTCCAGCCGATGCAGTCGTGGGGCGACTGTACGTCCATCCCGACCGGTGGCGAGCCGGTATCGGTACCGAACTGTTAAGCCGACTGTTCGCGGATCTCCGGGCACGGAACTATGATTCGGTGTGGCTCGCCGTCATGGCCGAAAACGACGTTGCTCACGGGTTCTATGAGAAACACGGGTTCGAGATCTATCAACAACGAACGATCGAACACGTTGGCCATGAAATCGAAGACCGGATACTGGTCCGAGAGCTGTAA